The Urbifossiella limnaea genome has a window encoding:
- a CDS encoding IS3 family transposase (programmed frameshift) translates to MAGSRKVYTPEFKLQAVRMITEQKLSVAEVARRLGVTENRLHDWKKAVLKKGADAFPGSGHLTPVEEELRRLRADVKRLEMERDIPKKSHGVLRHPVEVTFGWIEERKGEWPVTQLCRVLEVSRSGFYAWRSREPSHAEVRREELTEQVATIHAEVKGRYGSPRVHAELVSRGHECCVNVVAEVMREAGIAAKTTRKFRQTTDSNHPHPVAENVLDRQFDPEEPNTSWVADVTYIPTREGWLYLAVVEDLFSRMVVGWAMAATMTSRLVVDALEMAVADRLGGSSVPALVAHSDRGSQYASEHYRRRLAEEGITCSMSRRGNCWDNAPMESFFASLKKELVHHEDYATREEARASIFEYIEAFYNRVRRHSSLGYVAPAEYERAHNPTHR, encoded by the exons ATGGCCGGTTCCCGCAAGGTCTACACGCCGGAGTTCAAGCTCCAGGCCGTGAGGATGATCACCGAGCAGAAGCTGTCCGTGGCCGAGGTCGCCCGCCGCCTCGGGGTCACCGAGAACCGGCTCCACGACTGGAAGAAGGCGGTCCTCAAGAAGGGGGCCGACGCCTTCCCGGGATCGGGGCACCTCACCCCCGTCGAGGAAGAACTGCGCCGCCTCCGGGCCGACGTGAAGCGGCTGGAGATGGAGCGCGACATCC CTAAAAAAAGCCACGGCGTTCTTCGCCACCCAGTCGAAGTGACCTTCGGCTGGATCGAGGAGCGCAAGGGCGAGTGGCCGGTGACGCAGTTGTGCCGTGTCCTGGAGGTGTCCCGCTCGGGGTTCTACGCCTGGCGGTCCCGCGAGCCCAGCCACGCCGAGGTCCGGCGGGAGGAGCTGACCGAACAGGTCGCGACGATTCACGCCGAGGTGAAGGGGCGGTACGGCAGCCCGCGCGTCCACGCCGAGCTGGTGAGCCGGGGCCACGAGTGCTGCGTGAACGTCGTGGCCGAGGTCATGCGGGAGGCCGGGATTGCCGCGAAGACGACGCGGAAGTTCCGGCAGACGACGGACTCGAACCACCCGCACCCGGTGGCCGAGAACGTCCTGGATCGGCAGTTCGATCCGGAGGAGCCGAACACGTCGTGGGTCGCGGACGTGACGTACATCCCGACCCGCGAGGGGTGGCTGTACCTGGCCGTCGTGGAGGACCTGTTCAGCCGGATGGTGGTGGGCTGGGCGATGGCCGCGACGATGACCAGTCGGTTGGTCGTGGATGCCCTGGAGATGGCGGTGGCCGACCGTCTCGGGGGGTCTTCGGTCCCGGCCCTGGTGGCCCACTCGGACCGCGGGAGTCAGTACGCCAGCGAGCACTACCGGCGTCGTCTCGCGGAGGAGGGGATCACGTGCAGCATGAGCCGGCGTGGGAACTGCTGGGACAACGCGCCGATGGAGTCGTTCTTCGCCAGCCTCAAGAAGGAGCTGGTCCATCACGAGGACTACGCCACGCGCGAGGAGGCGCGGGCGAGCATCTTCGAGTACATCGAGGCGTTCTACAACCGCGTCCGGCGGCACTCGTCACTGGGGTACGTCGCCCCCGCCGAGTACGAGCGGGCGCACAACCCGACCCACCGCTAA
- a CDS encoding helix-turn-helix domain-containing protein produces the protein MIRVHLTVATQSELQALRRDPLPPRVRDRLEMVLLSDAGWSPPRIARHLGCDPQTARAVIHGFNALKFPTDRGQRESGVSSNHEETHRWPVPARSTRRSSSSRP, from the coding sequence ATGATCCGCGTTCACCTCACCGTTGCGACGCAGTCCGAGTTGCAGGCTCTCCGGCGGGACCCCCTCCCGCCCCGGGTACGGGATCGGCTGGAGATGGTCCTGCTGTCCGACGCCGGGTGGTCCCCGCCCCGGATCGCCCGGCACCTCGGGTGTGACCCGCAGACCGCCCGGGCCGTGATCCACGGGTTCAACGCCCTGAAGTTCCCCACGGATCGTGGACAGCGGGAAAGCGGTGTAAGCTCTAATCACGAGGAGACACACCGATGGCCGGTTCCCGCAAGGTCTACACGCCGGAGTTCAAGCTCCAGGCCGTGA
- the tnpA gene encoding IS66 family insertion sequence element accessory protein TnpA, translating into MSAHRPEKVRAWRATIDAWKRSGQTVNAFCRARQLTRSNFDRWRRILATRPDESAPTPPPAFVPVRVVAEPMAEVVLRSGVVVRVPLGAAPDAVTRLVTAVGAASC; encoded by the coding sequence ATGTCCGCACACCGCCCCGAGAAGGTCCGCGCCTGGCGGGCCACCATCGACGCATGGAAGCGGTCCGGGCAGACGGTCAACGCCTTCTGTCGCGCCCGGCAACTCACCCGGTCGAACTTCGACCGCTGGCGGCGGATTCTGGCGACCCGACCGGACGAGTCCGCGCCAACCCCGCCGCCGGCGTTCGTGCCCGTCCGCGTCGTCGCCGAGCCGATGGCGGAGGTGGTGCTCCGCTCCGGGGTCGTGGTGCGGGTGCCGCTGGGTGCGGCGCCCGACGCCGTCACCCGGTTGGTGACCGCAGTGGGGGCGGCGTCATGCTGA
- the tnpB gene encoding IS66 family insertion sequence element accessory protein TnpB (TnpB, as the term is used for proteins encoded by IS66 family insertion elements, is considered an accessory protein, since TnpC, encoded by a neighboring gene, is a DDE family transposase.), translating into MLTLLPGGRIQVAVEAVDGRKGIDSLAGVVRSVLKGDPMSGDLFVFRTRRADKLKILAWMGDGFALYLRRLEKGTFAFPTAVEASVPVTPTQLAMILGGLDPAKARERRRYKSPS; encoded by the coding sequence ATGCTGACCCTGCTGCCCGGCGGCCGCATCCAGGTCGCCGTCGAGGCCGTGGACGGCCGCAAGGGGATCGACTCCCTCGCCGGTGTCGTGCGGTCCGTCCTCAAGGGCGATCCCATGTCGGGCGACTTGTTCGTCTTCAGGACGCGCCGGGCCGACAAGCTGAAGATCCTGGCCTGGATGGGCGACGGGTTCGCCCTCTACCTGAGGCGACTGGAGAAGGGGACGTTCGCCTTCCCCACGGCGGTCGAGGCCAGCGTGCCCGTCACACCGACGCAGTTGGCGATGATCCTCGGCGGCCTCGACCCGGCCAAGGCCCGTGAACGCCGTCGGTACAAATCGCCTTCGTGA
- a CDS encoding IS66 family transposase yields the protein MPPADEIDVLRRKLAHADAVIAELRGVVADLRKQVEAQQAHIHRLVKITFGRGGERVEGPTLFDGMDLPAKEDPTPVEPSTPEAVPVAPPSAKRKGHGRRRKPTDLPRRREEIDLSDAEKVCACCGTARIRIGQVVSQRLDYQPMALFVRELVRPTYACRSCESQGLDPQIARADLPPEPIPRSGIGSGLLAHVIVSKLVDHLPLHRQESILARHGWDVRRSTLCDHLRACGHLLTPLYDLMRRRLLRSFAIHADDTPLVLLRPLRTTARPASAGGAGRTPPGAPTARQSVRVASWPIRGHDNDL from the coding sequence ATGCCACCGGCCGACGAGATCGACGTGCTTCGCCGGAAGTTGGCCCACGCCGACGCCGTCATCGCCGAACTCCGCGGCGTCGTGGCCGACCTCCGCAAGCAGGTCGAGGCCCAGCAGGCCCACATCCACCGCCTCGTGAAGATCACCTTCGGCCGCGGCGGCGAGCGGGTCGAAGGCCCGACCCTGTTCGACGGGATGGATCTGCCCGCCAAGGAGGACCCGACGCCGGTCGAGCCGTCGACTCCCGAAGCGGTCCCCGTCGCGCCTCCCAGCGCGAAGCGAAAGGGCCACGGCCGGCGGCGCAAGCCGACGGACCTGCCGCGTCGCCGGGAGGAGATCGACCTGAGCGACGCCGAGAAGGTCTGCGCCTGCTGCGGCACGGCCAGGATCCGCATCGGGCAGGTCGTCAGCCAGCGCCTCGACTACCAGCCGATGGCCCTCTTCGTCCGCGAACTGGTCCGCCCGACCTACGCCTGTCGGTCGTGTGAGTCGCAGGGCCTCGACCCGCAGATCGCCCGGGCGGATCTGCCGCCCGAGCCGATTCCCCGGAGCGGCATCGGCAGTGGCCTGCTCGCCCACGTCATCGTCTCGAAGCTGGTCGATCACCTGCCGCTCCACCGCCAGGAGTCGATCCTGGCCCGCCACGGCTGGGACGTGCGACGGTCCACCCTGTGCGACCACCTGCGGGCGTGCGGCCACCTCCTGACCCCGCTCTACGACCTGATGCGCCGCCGCCTGCTCCGGTCGTTCGCGATCCACGCCGACGACACGCCCCTGGTGCTGTTGCGGCCACTGCGGACCACCGCCCGCCCCGCTTCGGCTGGCGGGGCGGGAAGAACTCCGCCAGGAGCGCCCACGGCTCGTCAGTCAGTTCGTGTCGCTTCATGGCCGATTAGAGGCCACGACAACGACTTGTGA